A window from Vigna angularis cultivar LongXiaoDou No.4 chromosome 7, ASM1680809v1, whole genome shotgun sequence encodes these proteins:
- the LOC108337317 gene encoding uncharacterized protein At2g39795, mitochondrial: MASSLVRTLQRVCTLKRNPRALTALAATAPCGARTYGAEPEPLTKSPFDSNIIRILRNEIEYQHEYAPPHQPDTKFNSFTVEDRRSEQVVTIKGKFGECEDIIIEATMFDGCEHVPAYGDDSSGVNVRLHLSLIVDISKGEGENDLEFVCSAWPDSLNVEKVFVLRRGRMAARPYIGPDFRDLSAKVQEKFYEYLDERGVNDELAVFLHEYMMNKDRIELLRWMDSLKSFVER, encoded by the exons ATGGCTTCTTCTCTCGTTCGAACGCTTCAAAGAGTTTGTACATTGAAACGGAACCCGAGAGCGTTAACCGCACTCGCCGCCACCGCGCCTTGTGGAGCCAGAACCTACGGCGCAGAGCCAGAACCACTGACCAAATCGCCCTTCGATTCCAACATCATTCGAATACTCCGAAACGAAATCGAATACCAACACGAATACGCGCCACCACACCAG CCTGATACTAAATTCAATTCGTTTACGGTTGAAGATAGACGTAGCGAGCAAGTGGTTACGATTAAAGGGAAGTTTGGGGAATGTGAGGATATTATAATTGAGGCAACGATGTTTGATGGGTGTGAACATGTTCCTGCGTATGGGGATGATAGTTCTGGTGTGAATGTGCGTCTTCACCTTAGTTTAATTGTGGATATATCGAAGGGGGAAGGTGAAAATGACTTAGAATTCGTGTGTTCAGCATGGCCTGACTCTTTGAATGTTGAGAAAGTTTTCGTGTTAAGGCGCGGTCGAATGGCGGCTAGGCCTTACATTGGACCTGATTTCAG GGACCTGAGTGCTAAGGTTCAGGAGAAGTTTTACGAGTACTTGGACGAAAGGGGTGTGAATGATGAGCTTGCGGTTTTCTTGCATGAATACATGATGAACAAGGATAGGATTGAGCTTCTGCGGTGGATGGATAGTCTCAAATCTTTTGTGGAAAGATAG